Proteins from one Buchnera aphidicola (Kurisakia onigurumii) genomic window:
- a CDS encoding 3-deoxy-7-phosphoheptulonate synthase, which produces MKKTDELRTVRTDPLVQPVELAKKYYINSKIMDNVIKTRTNIANIITGKDARLLVVIGPCSVHDPIAAVEYANRLFELRKKYSSRLEIIMRTYFEKPRTVVGWKGLIADPYLDGSFQVNKGLGIARKLLLDINDIGMPSATEFLDMVIGQFIADLISWGAIGARTTESQIHREMASALSCPVGFKNGTDGNIKIAIDAIRATQARHLFLAPNKNGQMTINHTSGNPFSHIIMRGGKKPNYSHQDINNAINLLKEFNLPEYLMIDFSHANCLKEHKRQINVAKSVSKQIYNGSKNIFGVMIESFLVEGSQDINKKDSLIYGKSITDPCLNWKDSVEIIDRLAEAVNIRF; this is translated from the coding sequence ATGAAAAAAACAGATGAATTACGTACAGTACGAACTGATCCTTTAGTTCAACCGGTAGAATTAGCTAAAAAATATTATATTAATTCTAAAATAATGGATAATGTTATTAAAACAAGAACTAATATTGCTAATATTATTACAGGAAAAGATGCAAGATTACTTGTTGTTATCGGTCCTTGTTCGGTACATGATCCTATAGCTGCTGTAGAATATGCAAATCGATTGTTTGAATTGCGAAAAAAATATTCTTCTAGATTAGAAATTATTATGCGTACTTATTTTGAAAAACCTAGAACAGTGGTAGGATGGAAAGGATTAATTGCTGATCCATATTTAGATGGTAGTTTTCAAGTTAATAAAGGTTTAGGTATTGCTCGGAAATTATTATTGGATATCAATGATATTGGAATGCCTTCTGCAACTGAATTTTTAGATATGGTTATAGGACAATTCATTGCTGATTTAATTAGCTGGGGTGCTATTGGAGCTCGAACTACTGAAAGTCAAATTCATCGTGAAATGGCTTCAGCTCTTTCTTGTCCTGTAGGATTTAAAAATGGAACAGATGGAAATATTAAAATTGCTATAGATGCAATTCGAGCTACACAAGCTAGACATTTGTTTTTGGCACCAAATAAAAATGGACAAATGACTATTAATCATACTAGTGGAAATCCATTTAGTCATATTATTATGAGAGGTGGAAAAAAGCCTAATTATTCTCATCAAGATATAAATAATGCTATAAATTTACTAAAAGAATTTAATCTTCCAGAATATTTGATGATTGATTTTAGTCATGCAAATTGTTTAAAAGAACATAAACGTCAAATTAATGTAGCAAAATCAGTTTCTAAACAAATTTATAATGGTTCTAAAAATATTTTTGGTGTTATGATAGAAAGCTTTTTAGTAGAAGGATCACAAGATATTAATAAAAAAGATTCTTTAATATATGGAAAATCTATTACTGATCCTTGTTTAAATTGGAAAGATAGTGTTGAAATTATAGATAGATTAGCAGAAGCTGTAAATATTCGTTTTTAA